CAGGCGCGGGCGTGCTTCGCGACGCGCGCGGTCGCCCGCCCCAACTCTTCGTTCGGCACGAGCTCGGGCGCGAGGTAGCCCCACGACAGGGGTAGGTGCTGCGGCGTCCCATACCCGCCGAGGCGCGAAGCCCGATCTGCGTCGACCCGGGCCGGCCCGAGCGCCTGCGTCTGCCAGGAGTAGTCGGCCTCGAGCAGGTGCTCGCGCCGGGCGACAAAGGTGCCTCGGCCGGGCTCGGCGCGCACGAGCCCCAGCGCGCTGAGCTCGGCGAGTGCCGCCGAGATCGTGGCCGCGCTCGCGTGGAAACGGCCGGAGAGTTCGCGCACGCCGGGAAGCTTGTCGCCGGGGGAAAGCTCGGCGATCTCGGCCCGGATCTGAGCGGCGACGGTCGCGCTTCTGTTATCCTTGGACATGAATCTAGTTAATAACGTTACTGATTATTCCGCAACACCGTTACTCTCGAACGCGGCGGCCGCAGCCTTTGGCGCGACCGCGCCAGACCACATCGCGCCCGTCGTGCGCCCACTCGCACCCGCCGATGAGCAGCAGTGGCGGTCGCACTTCCGGGCGTACCGGGAGTTCTACAAGCTCGCCGAATCCGAAGAGGTCGTGTCACGCGCGTGGGGCTGGTTCATGGACCCCCAGCACGAGTGCAAGGCGCTCGTCGCCGAGGCCCACAGCGAGATTCTCGGGTTTGCCCACCACCGCCGGTTCTCGTCGCCGTACACGGGCACCACGAGCATCTTCCTCGATGACCTCTTCACCACCCCCGCCGCCCGCGGTCGGGGCGTCGGGCGGGCGCTTATCGGCCGCCTCACCGATATGACTGCGGCCGAGGGGCGCGCTGGCGTGCAGTGGGTAACGGCGGACGACAACCACCAGGCACAGGCGCTGTATAACTCGCTCGCGACCCGAGCGAGTTGGATCACGTACGACGCGTCCCCAACGCCCCGCGCGTAGACCGCAGAGGCCCCGGGGCGCCAGGGGCTCCCGAAGCGCGGAGCCCCGGCGCCCCTCACTCCCCCAGCCGCAGCAGCGCGAGCGCCGACGTCACGTGCGCCCGCGCTGCTGCCTCATTCGGCGCCTCGCTGAGCCCGAGCAGCCGCCGCCGGTGCGGCTCGCCAAGCAAGAGACCGAACAGGGCCTCCGCAAGGGCCGCGCGCTCTGGCTCGCCAAGCTCCCCGGGCAACCCGGCAGCAAGGAGGTCAACGTATCCTCGGGGCCCGCTCTCGTAAAACCCTGCCGCGAGCTCGGGAAACTGCAGTGCTTCCGCGATCATGAGGCGGTGCATCCCGACCGCGCTGTCAGAGAACAGCACCTCGACGATGCGGGTGGCCGTCTCCTGCAGCCCGGCGCCCGAGACTTCTCCGGCCTGCGCCCTGAACCGCTCGATAACCGCCGTGAAGACGCCGGCTTTGTCACCGAAATACGTGTAGATCGTCCGCTTCGTGACCCGGGCTCCCTGCGCAAGCTCGTCGATCGTCACCGCGCCGTACCCGCGCGAGACGAACAGCCGAAGCGCCTCGTCGAGGATGTGCCCCCGCCGCGCCTCCCGCTCAGCCTCCGTGGGGCGCCCGCGCTTGCGCTCACCGACAGTCTCGCCCATGCCACTCCTCACACGCCCCGGCCCCGCACGCCGGACCCGTCCTTCACCACCATTCTACAATGATACGATTTCGTTTCATTAATGATTGGGGTCGCCGCCCTCTTTCGCGGCGAACGACAGCGCGTGAGGAGTTCACCCGTGGGCACACAGCAACAAGCGAAGCCACAAGCAGAAACGAAGCCACGACGAAAGGCGGCGGTGAAGGCGCGTGCAGCGACGTCACCCGAAGCGCTCCGCCCCGACGGCATCGACGGTGTCGCCATGCTCGGCCTGTACCGCGAGATGGTGCTCATCCGCCGCTTCGAGGAGCGCGCGGCGCGCGCCTACACGCAGGCCGAGATCGGGGGCTACTGCCACCTGAACCTCGGGGAGGAGGCGACCGTCGTCGGCATCCTCAGAGCGATGGCGCCGACCGACTACCTCTTCACGAACTACCGCGAGCACGGCTACGCGCTCAGCAGGGGCATCGAGCCGGGCAGGGTAATGGCCGAGCTCTACGGCCGCTCTGACGGGGTCTCGAAGGGCTGGGGCGGCTCCATGCACCTCTTCGACGTCGAGGCTCGGCTGCTCGGCGGGTACGGCATCGTGGGCGGCCAGCTTCCGCTCGCGACGGGCGCCGCACTCGCCATCGACTACCGCGGCGGGCCCGAAGCCGTGGTCTGCATCATGGGCGACGGCACCACGAACATCGGTGCGTTCCACGAGTCACTAAACCTCGCGGCGATCTGGCGGCTGCCTGTCGTGTTCGTCATCGTGAACAACGGGCTGGGCATGGGCACGACTGTCGAAGAGTCGTCGGGCGAGCCCGAGCTCTACAAGCGCGCGGCCTCGTACCGCATGCCGTCGGAGCGGGTCGATGGCACCGACCCCCTCGCCGTCCGCGAGGCCATGCTCCGCGCGCTCGCGAGCGCGCGGGCCGGCACGCCGTTCCTCCTCGAAGCCGTGAGCGAACGGCTGAAGGGGCACTCGGTCGTCGACCCCGCGAAGTACCGCGCCCCAGAGAAGACCCAGTCGCTCGCCGCGAGCGACCCGATCGCGCTGTTCGCCGCGCGCCTCACCGACCTTGGGCTGCTCGACGACGACACGGCCGCGGAGGTCGACGCGACAGCGGCCTCGGCCGTACAGGCGGCGGTCGCGTTCGCCGAGGCGAGCCCGCACCCGAGCGTCGACACGCTCTTCGACTACACGTACGCGACGCCCGTCGCGAACAACTCCCACAGGTTGCCCGGCGAGCCGCTTTTCTCCCCGGCACCGCCCCTCCCTAACGCCCCGACGAACGGAGCCGCAGCATGAGCACGCGCACAATGACCTACCGCCAGGCGCTACACGACACCCTGCGCTCTGAGATGCTCCGCGACCCGGAGGTGATGCTCATCGGCGAGGAGATTGGCGTCTTTGAAGGCTCTTACAAGATCACCGCGGGAATGCTCGAGGAGTTCGGCCCGAAGCGGGT
This portion of the Leucobacter komagatae genome encodes:
- a CDS encoding GNAT family N-acetyltransferase produces the protein MNLVNNVTDYSATPLLSNAAAAAFGATAPDHIAPVVRPLAPADEQQWRSHFRAYREFYKLAESEEVVSRAWGWFMDPQHECKALVAEAHSEILGFAHHRRFSSPYTGTTSIFLDDLFTTPAARGRGVGRALIGRLTDMTAAEGRAGVQWVTADDNHQAQALYNSLATRASWITYDASPTPRA
- a CDS encoding TetR/AcrR family transcriptional regulator, with the translated sequence MGETVGERKRGRPTEAEREARRGHILDEALRLFVSRGYGAVTIDELAQGARVTKRTIYTYFGDKAGVFTAVIERFRAQAGEVSGAGLQETATRIVEVLFSDSAVGMHRLMIAEALQFPELAAGFYESGPRGYVDLLAAGLPGELGEPERAALAEALFGLLLGEPHRRRLLGLSEAPNEAAARAHVTSALALLRLGE
- the pdhA gene encoding pyruvate dehydrogenase (acetyl-transferring) E1 component subunit alpha, with amino-acid sequence MKARAATSPEALRPDGIDGVAMLGLYREMVLIRRFEERAARAYTQAEIGGYCHLNLGEEATVVGILRAMAPTDYLFTNYREHGYALSRGIEPGRVMAELYGRSDGVSKGWGGSMHLFDVEARLLGGYGIVGGQLPLATGAALAIDYRGGPEAVVCIMGDGTTNIGAFHESLNLAAIWRLPVVFVIVNNGLGMGTTVEESSGEPELYKRAASYRMPSERVDGTDPLAVREAMLRALASARAGTPFLLEAVSERLKGHSVVDPAKYRAPEKTQSLAASDPIALFAARLTDLGLLDDDTAAEVDATAASAVQAAVAFAEASPHPSVDTLFDYTYATPVANNSHRLPGEPLFSPAPPLPNAPTNGAAA